From Puntigrus tetrazona isolate hp1 chromosome 8, ASM1883169v1, whole genome shotgun sequence, the proteins below share one genomic window:
- the LOC122350426 gene encoding serine/threonine-protein kinase pim-2-like, with protein sequence MKEIILNKPLSLPQDSFSKALPVEIALMMLINRGPRVPQIIQLLDWYEAPKEYVLILERPMPCEDMDSFLKRHQGRVEERSARVVMRQVVAAAVICCRRGVFHRDIKLENLLINRNTLQVKLIDFGCGTRMKRTAYSAFCGTKIYAPPERNYYAEPTTVYSLGVLLYRMVCGKFPDREIQKIFDRTWYTGKLSKGENKADRSCRSF encoded by the coding sequence ATGAAGGAAATAATTCTGaataaacctctctctctcccgcagGATTCGTTCTCCAAAGCCTTGCCAGTAGAGATCGCTTTGATGATGCTCATAAACAGAGGCCCTAGAGTTCCTCAAATAATACAGCTGCTGGACTGGTACGAGGCGCCGAAAGAATACGTTCTTATCTTAGAGCGGCCCATGCCATGCGAAGACATGGACTCGTTTCTAAAGCGACACCAAGGCCGCGTCGAGGAACGTTCAGCACGAGTTGTGATGCGGCAGGTTGTCGCCGCTGCAGTGATATGCTGCCGGAGGGGCGTCTTCCACAGGGACATCAAGCTGGAAAACCTTCTCATTAACAGAAACACCTTGCAGGTCAAATTAATAGACTTCGGCTGTGGTACACGCATGAAGAGGACTGCCTATTCAGCATTCTGTGGAACAAAGATCTACGCTCCCCCTGAGCGTAACTATTACGCCGAGCCTACAACAGTGTACTCTTTAGGCGTTCTGTTGTACAGGATGGTGTGCGGGAAGTTCCCCGACCGTGAGATCCAGAAGATCTTTGACAGGACCTGGTACACAGGAAAACTTTCTAAAGGTGAGAACAAGGCGGACAGATCATGCAGGAGCTTTTAG